In a genomic window of Rhodovulum sp. P5:
- the trxB gene encoding thioredoxin-disulfide reductase: protein MGDTRHCKVLIIGSGPAGYTAAVYASRAMLDPVLIQGLQPGGQLTITTEVENWPGETEIQGPDLMQKMEAHARAMGADIVSDYISNLDLSKRPFTATADSGTVYTCDALILATGAQAKWLGLPTEEKFKGFGVSACATCDGFFYRGQEVTVIGGGNAAVEEALFLTNFASKVTLVHRRDELRAEKVLQHRLLKHPKVEVVWDHVLDEVLGTEDPLGVEAIRVRHVHTGETREIPCKGVFIAIGHAPASELVVDQLETHMGGYVVTQPDSTATSIPGVFAAGDLTDHKYRQAVTSAGMGCMAALEAERFLAEQD from the coding sequence ATGGGCGACACCCGTCACTGCAAGGTTCTGATCATCGGCTCCGGCCCGGCGGGCTATACCGCGGCGGTCTATGCCTCGCGCGCGATGCTGGACCCGGTGCTGATCCAGGGCCTGCAACCCGGCGGACAGTTGACCATCACCACCGAGGTCGAGAACTGGCCCGGCGAGACCGAGATCCAGGGCCCCGACCTGATGCAGAAGATGGAGGCCCACGCCCGCGCCATGGGCGCCGATATCGTGTCCGATTACATCAGCAATCTGGACCTGTCCAAGCGCCCCTTTACCGCCACCGCCGACAGCGGCACGGTCTACACCTGCGATGCGCTGATCCTTGCCACGGGTGCTCAGGCGAAATGGCTGGGCCTGCCCACGGAAGAGAAATTCAAGGGCTTCGGCGTGTCGGCCTGTGCCACCTGCGACGGCTTCTTCTATCGCGGCCAGGAGGTCACGGTGATCGGCGGCGGCAACGCGGCCGTCGAAGAGGCCCTGTTTCTGACCAACTTCGCCTCGAAGGTCACGCTGGTGCACCGCCGGGACGAGTTGCGCGCCGAGAAGGTTCTGCAACACCGGCTGCTGAAGCACCCCAAGGTGGAGGTCGTCTGGGATCACGTGCTTGACGAGGTTCTGGGAACCGAGGACCCTCTGGGGGTGGAGGCCATCCGCGTGCGCCATGTCCACACCGGCGAGACGCGCGAAATCCCCTGCAAGGGGGTCTTCATCGCCATCGGCCATGCGCCGGCCTCGGAACTGGTGGTCGACCAGCTTGAGACGCATATGGGCGGATATGTGGTCACCCAGCCCGACAGCACCGCAACCTCCATCCCCGGTGTTTTCGCGGCCGGCGACCTGACCGACCATAAGTACCGGCAGGCGGTGACCTCCGCGGGCATGGGCTGCATGGCGGCGCTGGAAGCGGAACGGTTTCTGGCCGAGCAGGACTGA
- a CDS encoding bifunctional sulfate adenylyltransferase/adenylylsulfate kinase, protein MSQPYLAPVPELYVSYESAQKLKADAAELPSWDLSPRQICDLELLMNGGFNPLKGFLSEEDYDSVVEKMRLADGTLWPMPITLDVSEEFAQSIEPGQDIALRDQEGVILAILSVTDRWTPNKAREAEKVFGADDLAHPAVNYLHHTAGKVYLGGPVTGIQQPVHYDFRGRRDTPNELRAYFRKLGWRRIVAFQTRNPLHRAHQELTFRAAKEAQANLLIHPVVGMTKPGDVDHFTRVRCYEAVLDKYPQATTTMSLLNLAMRMAGPREAVWHGLIRKNHGCTHFIVGRDHAGPGKNSAGEDFYGPYDAQELFREHEAEIGLEMVDFKHMVYVQERAQYEPADEIEDGVTVLNISGTELRRRLAEGLEIPDWFSFPEVVNELRKTRPPRSQQGFTVFFTGLSGSGKSTIANALMVKLMEMGGRPVTLLDGDVVRKHLSSELGFSKEHRDINIKRIGYVASEITKNGGIAICAPIAPYTATRRAVREMIEAYGAFCEVHVATPLEECEKRDRKGLYKLAREGKIKEFTGISDPYEAPEKPELCVDTTGVDVDNCAHQVLLKLEQMGLISGSW, encoded by the coding sequence ATGTCCCAGCCCTATCTTGCCCCCGTTCCCGAACTCTATGTTTCCTATGAAAGCGCGCAGAAACTGAAGGCCGATGCCGCCGAACTGCCCAGCTGGGACCTGTCCCCGCGCCAGATCTGCGACCTGGAACTGCTGATGAATGGCGGGTTCAACCCGCTGAAGGGCTTCCTGAGCGAGGAAGACTACGACAGCGTGGTCGAAAAGATGCGGCTGGCCGACGGCACGCTTTGGCCGATGCCGATCACGCTGGATGTGTCCGAAGAATTCGCGCAGTCGATCGAACCGGGCCAGGACATCGCGCTGCGCGACCAGGAGGGCGTGATCCTCGCCATCCTCAGCGTCACCGACCGCTGGACGCCCAACAAGGCGCGCGAGGCCGAAAAGGTGTTCGGCGCCGACGATCTGGCCCATCCGGCCGTGAACTACCTGCACCACACCGCCGGCAAGGTTTACCTTGGCGGTCCCGTCACCGGCATCCAGCAGCCGGTGCACTACGATTTCCGCGGCCGCCGCGACACGCCGAATGAGCTGCGCGCCTATTTCCGCAAACTCGGCTGGCGCCGGATCGTGGCGTTCCAGACCCGCAACCCGCTGCACCGCGCGCACCAGGAACTGACCTTTCGTGCCGCGAAGGAAGCGCAGGCGAACCTGTTGATCCACCCGGTCGTCGGCATGACCAAACCGGGCGATGTCGACCACTTCACCCGCGTGCGCTGCTATGAGGCGGTGCTGGACAAGTACCCGCAGGCCACCACCACGATGAGCCTGCTGAATCTGGCGATGCGCATGGCCGGCCCGCGTGAGGCCGTCTGGCACGGGCTGATCCGCAAAAACCACGGCTGCACCCATTTCATCGTCGGCCGCGACCATGCGGGCCCGGGCAAGAACTCCGCCGGTGAAGACTTCTACGGCCCCTATGACGCGCAGGAATTGTTCCGCGAGCACGAGGCGGAAATCGGCCTCGAAATGGTCGACTTCAAGCATATGGTCTATGTGCAGGAGCGCGCCCAGTACGAACCCGCCGACGAGATCGAGGATGGCGTGACCGTCCTCAATATCTCTGGCACCGAACTGCGCCGCCGTCTGGCCGAGGGGCTGGAAATCCCCGACTGGTTCTCCTTCCCCGAGGTTGTGAACGAACTCCGCAAGACCCGCCCGCCGCGGTCGCAGCAGGGCTTTACCGTGTTCTTCACCGGCCTGTCCGGTTCGGGCAAATCGACCATCGCCAACGCGCTGATGGTCAAGCTGATGGAGATGGGCGGCCGCCCGGTGACGCTGCTGGATGGCGACGTGGTGCGCAAACACCTGTCGTCGGAACTCGGCTTCTCGAAAGAGCACCGCGACATCAACATCAAGCGGATCGGCTATGTCGCCTCCGAGATCACCAAGAACGGCGGTATCGCGATCTGCGCACCCATCGCGCCCTACACGGCCACCCGCCGCGCGGTACGCGAGATGATCGAGGCATACGGTGCCTTCTGCGAGGTGCATGTCGCAACCCCGCTGGAAGAGTGCGAAAAGCGCGACCGCAAGGGCCTCTACAAGCTGGCGCGCGAAGGCAAGATCAAGGAGTTCACGGGCATCTCCGACCCCTATGAGGCGCCCGAAAAGCCGGAACTCTGCGTCGACACCACCGGCGTCGACGTCGACAACTGCGCCCATCAGGTGCTGCTGAAACTGGAGCAGATGGGCCTGATCTCCGGCAGCTGGTAA
- a CDS encoding DUF302 domain-containing protein: MSFIKTLLAIVGAVSVIALVAVAVMFGPSMRSLDGKAGAIYWDMAQTLLETGDIAEATIWKRKVADGLTFDDVELSIESVANDMNIKAVGTLPLGDEVAAMRGEPWRVLKIYLYCNPLTAAKMIEYSEAFAAYLPCRVTLVEDGEGALWLYTLNMDMMVHGGRPLPDDLREEAQRVRDIILAILDKASTGDF; encoded by the coding sequence GTGTCATTTATCAAGACCCTATTGGCGATTGTCGGGGCCGTCTCGGTGATCGCGCTTGTCGCTGTCGCCGTCATGTTCGGGCCGTCGATGCGCAGCCTCGATGGCAAGGCGGGGGCGATCTACTGGGACATGGCCCAGACCCTGCTGGAGACCGGCGATATCGCCGAGGCGACGATCTGGAAGCGCAAGGTGGCCGATGGGCTGACCTTCGACGATGTCGAACTGTCGATCGAGTCCGTCGCGAATGACATGAACATCAAGGCTGTCGGAACGCTGCCCCTGGGCGACGAGGTCGCCGCGATGCGGGGAGAGCCCTGGCGGGTGCTCAAGATCTATCTTTACTGCAACCCGCTGACCGCGGCGAAGATGATCGAGTATTCAGAGGCTTTCGCCGCCTATCTGCCCTGCCGTGTGACGCTGGTCGAGGATGGCGAGGGGGCGCTTTGGCTCTACACGCTCAACATGGACATGATGGTTCATGGCGGCCGGCCGCTGCCCGACGATCTGCGCGAAGAGGCCCAGCGCGTCCGCGACATCATACTCGCCATTCTGGACAAGGCCTCGACCGGAGATTTCTGA
- a CDS encoding DUF1150 family protein produces the protein MDTKYDNLPESGDRIVYVRPVKVADLPEDVRGQAKGLDEVYALHDARGERLALVSDRRLAFVLARQNDLAPVNVH, from the coding sequence ATGGATACGAAATACGACAATCTGCCCGAAAGCGGCGACCGGATCGTCTATGTCAGGCCGGTAAAGGTGGCAGATCTGCCCGAGGACGTGCGCGGGCAGGCCAAGGGTCTGGATGAGGTCTATGCCCTGCATGATGCGCGCGGCGAACGGCTGGCCCTTGTCAGCGACCGCCGTCTTGCCTTCGTTCTGGCACGCCAGAACGACCTTGCGCCGGTGAATGTTCACTGA
- a CDS encoding Hsp20 family protein has protein sequence MTKLTLGSHPYLLGFEQLERLVERTAKSGNEGYPPFNIEQTSDTSYRITLAVAGFREDDLSITVEHNQLVIRGRQADEGEDRVFLHRGIAARQFHRSFVLADGVEVSGATMENGLLHVDLKRAVPESVLQTIQIRKA, from the coding sequence ATGACGAAACTGACCCTTGGTTCGCATCCCTATCTGCTGGGATTCGAGCAACTCGAACGCCTTGTGGAGCGGACGGCGAAGTCCGGCAACGAAGGCTACCCCCCGTTCAATATCGAGCAGACATCGGACACGAGCTATCGGATCACGCTGGCCGTTGCCGGGTTCCGCGAGGACGATCTTTCGATCACGGTGGAGCACAACCAGCTTGTGATCCGCGGACGGCAGGCCGACGAGGGCGAAGACCGTGTGTTCCTGCATCGCGGGATCGCGGCACGGCAGTTCCACCGCAGTTTCGTGCTGGCCGACGGTGTGGAAGTGTCGGGCGCCACGATGGAAAATGGTCTGCTGCATGTCGATCTGAAGCGTGCGGTGCCGGAAAGCGTGCTGCAAACGATCCAGATTAGGAAAGCATGA
- a CDS encoding YdcH family protein: MNIANTMNSEEVLRVKLEVLRREHRDLDDAIRALQERGTGDSFTLMRLKKQKLALKDQIALIEDELTPDIIA; encoded by the coding sequence ATGAACATTGCAAACACAATGAATTCCGAAGAGGTTCTGCGCGTGAAGCTGGAAGTTCTGCGGCGCGAACACCGCGATCTCGACGATGCGATCCGCGCGCTTCAGGAACGCGGCACCGGGGATTCCTTCACCCTGATGCGGCTGAAGAAACAGAAGCTTGCGCTCAAGGACCAGATCGCCCTGATTGAGGACGAGTTGACCCCCGACATCATTGCGTAG
- a CDS encoding 5-(carboxyamino)imidazole ribonucleotide synthase, translated as MTDRLAPGARIGILGGGQLGRMLSVAASRLGFACHIFEPGAEPPAGHVAHKVTTAPYDDIAALTAFAEDVDVVTYEFENIPTSALDAIEAVVPIHPGRQALAVSQDRLTEKTFLTDLGLKTAPFAAVDNADDLARALQTIGTPAILKTRRLGYDGKGQARVAIPDHAQSALDAMNGAPAILEGFVDFACEISVIAARSLTGEVACFDPGVNTHRDGILRTTHVPAPLSGAQRTDAVLLAGRILNALDYVGVMGVELFVTSGGLLVNEIAPRVHNSGHWTQDGCVIDQFEQHIRAIAGWPLGDGTRHSDIEMENLIGDDMDKVARLASQPDVALHLYGKAETRAGRKMGHANRRLGPAA; from the coding sequence ATGACTGACCGGTTGGCCCCCGGCGCGCGGATCGGCATTCTCGGCGGCGGCCAGTTGGGGCGCATGCTGTCGGTGGCGGCCTCCCGTCTCGGCTTTGCCTGCCACATCTTCGAACCGGGTGCGGAACCGCCCGCCGGCCATGTCGCACACAAGGTCACGACCGCCCCCTACGACGACATCGCCGCCCTGACCGCCTTTGCCGAGGACGTCGATGTCGTCACCTATGAGTTCGAGAACATCCCCACCTCGGCCCTCGACGCGATCGAGGCCGTGGTGCCAATCCACCCCGGGCGGCAGGCCCTGGCCGTCAGCCAGGACCGGCTGACCGAAAAGACCTTTCTGACCGACCTGGGGCTGAAGACGGCCCCCTTTGCCGCGGTCGACAACGCCGACGATCTGGCCCGCGCCCTGCAGACCATCGGAACGCCCGCGATCCTGAAGACACGCCGGCTGGGCTATGACGGCAAGGGGCAGGCCCGCGTCGCCATACCCGACCATGCGCAATCGGCGCTTGACGCGATGAACGGGGCACCGGCCATTCTGGAAGGCTTTGTCGATTTCGCATGCGAGATCTCGGTGATCGCCGCCCGCAGCCTGACCGGAGAGGTCGCCTGTTTCGATCCCGGTGTGAACACCCACCGCGACGGCATCTTGCGCACCACCCATGTGCCGGCACCGCTATCGGGTGCCCAACGCACCGACGCCGTTCTTCTGGCTGGCCGCATCCTGAATGCCCTCGACTATGTCGGCGTGATGGGGGTGGAGTTGTTCGTCACCAGCGGCGGCCTCCTGGTCAACGAGATCGCGCCGCGGGTCCACAATTCGGGCCACTGGACGCAGGACGGCTGTGTCATCGACCAGTTCGAACAGCATATCCGGGCCATCGCCGGCTGGCCGCTGGGCGACGGCACCCGCCATTCCGACATCGAGATGGAAAACCTGATCGGCGATGACATGGACAAGGTGGCCCGCCTTGCCTCCCAACCCGATGTCGCCCTGCATCTTTATGGCAAGGCGGAAACGCGCGCCGGGCGCAAGATGGGCCATGCCAACCGCCGCCTTGGCCCGGCGGCGTGA
- a CDS encoding NUDIX domain-containing protein, which produces MIPTQGKGPRLAVRAVILHEDRLLLVNAWPDGVSDLWGAPGGGVETGSSLPDNLRREVHEETGLRIDVGAPCLVNEFHDPDHGYHQVDIFFRARIVDGSLSPDWADPAGVVTQRRFFAQSDLAGIRFKPDSLPRAAWGRGLLYDPLERIVR; this is translated from the coding sequence GTGATCCCGACGCAGGGCAAAGGCCCGCGCCTTGCCGTGCGGGCGGTCATCTTGCACGAAGACCGGTTGCTTCTGGTCAATGCCTGGCCCGACGGGGTCAGCGACCTGTGGGGCGCACCGGGGGGCGGGGTCGAAACCGGAAGTTCCTTGCCCGACAACCTGCGCCGCGAGGTGCATGAGGAAACCGGGCTGCGGATCGATGTGGGCGCCCCTTGCCTTGTGAACGAATTTCACGACCCCGACCATGGCTACCATCAGGTCGATATCTTCTTCCGGGCCCGTATCGTTGATGGATCGCTGTCACCGGACTGGGCAGACCCCGCCGGTGTCGTAACGCAGCGGCGCTTCTTTGCGCAGTCCGACCTTGCGGGAATTCGGTTCAAGCCCGACAGCCTGCCAAGGGCCGCTTGGGGGCGGGGGCTGCTTTACGATCCGCTGGAACGCATCGTCCGATAG
- a CDS encoding GNAT family N-acetyltransferase translates to MTIRPATATDYRAISSLLEEAFRQPDEARLVEALRSEKAMARELVIANDKEEIRAYLALVHMKAPAGWLALAPVAVAPGSQGLGLGGRLIHAALGVADGPVVVLGDPGYYARFGFSVARAQNLVSPFPLDHTALREPDTSGPPPEQHLVYASAFGV, encoded by the coding sequence ATGACGATTCGACCCGCGACAGCAACCGACTACCGTGCCATCTCCTCCCTCTTGGAAGAGGCCTTCAGGCAGCCCGACGAAGCGCGGCTGGTAGAAGCCCTCCGATCGGAAAAGGCCATGGCGCGGGAACTTGTCATCGCCAATGACAAGGAGGAGATCCGGGCCTATCTCGCGCTGGTCCACATGAAGGCCCCGGCGGGATGGCTGGCACTGGCGCCCGTGGCCGTTGCACCGGGATCGCAAGGTCTGGGCCTGGGGGGGCGATTGATCCATGCCGCGCTTGGGGTCGCCGATGGCCCCGTCGTTGTTCTGGGCGATCCGGGCTACTATGCGCGCTTCGGGTTCTCGGTCGCGCGCGCGCAGAACCTTGTGTCGCCCTTTCCGCTGGACCATACGGCCCTGCGGGAACCCGACACGTCCGGCCCTCCGCCGGAACAGCATCTGGTCTATGCGAGCGCCTTCGGCGTGTAG
- a CDS encoding sugar transferase: protein MKHFSDPVAAGVVHGFEGVEPATEYGTDRERTSFGHWVERGFAAIVVLMLLPLMSSIALVSILGGQKPIFFQKRVGQYGRDFCIFKFRTIPDGGWQLAELKATHSRVARIRLGLFGKISAILRATGLDELPQFVNIMRGDMRLIGPRPLMREDFMALPEARAARCAVPPGITGLAQVNGGQDLDPASKLALDIYFIDHASFAMTAEIVARTFCRLTGITIAISSTNQCDLAKAMQNLSSKAPRREINQRQEIASAA, encoded by the coding sequence ATGAAACATTTTTCGGATCCGGTTGCTGCCGGAGTCGTCCATGGGTTCGAAGGGGTAGAACCAGCGACGGAATACGGGACAGACAGAGAGAGGACATCATTCGGACATTGGGTAGAGCGCGGCTTCGCCGCCATTGTGGTTCTGATGCTGCTGCCGCTTATGTCCTCCATCGCTCTTGTGAGCATCCTCGGCGGTCAAAAGCCGATTTTCTTCCAAAAACGCGTCGGCCAGTATGGTCGTGACTTCTGCATCTTCAAGTTTCGGACCATTCCCGACGGCGGATGGCAGTTGGCCGAGCTCAAAGCCACCCATTCCCGCGTTGCCCGTATCCGCCTCGGCCTGTTTGGCAAAATCTCCGCAATTCTGCGTGCCACCGGTCTGGATGAATTGCCCCAGTTCGTGAACATCATGCGAGGCGATATGCGCCTGATTGGCCCTCGACCGCTGATGCGCGAAGATTTCATGGCCCTTCCCGAGGCGCGCGCCGCGCGCTGTGCGGTTCCGCCGGGGATCACCGGCCTCGCGCAGGTGAATGGCGGTCAGGATCTTGACCCCGCCTCGAAGCTGGCCCTCGATATCTACTTCATTGACCATGCATCCTTCGCCATGACGGCAGAAATCGTTGCGCGCACATTCTGCCGCCTGACTGGCATCACGATCGCGATCTCGTCCACCAATCAGTGTGATCTGGCCAAGGCGATGCAGAATCTGTCGTCCAAGGCGCCGCGCCGGGAGATCAACCAGCGTCAGGAAATCGCGTCGGCCGCCTGA
- a CDS encoding polysaccharide deacetylase family protein: MERSTAVVNALSFDIEDWFHMVGIAGVDDPATWDALPSILERRTMEILDTLEEKGVRASFFVVGWIADKYPHVIKDIADRGHEISTHSYWHRTVNTLTPEEFAADLDRSIEAIGTASGVRPRGFRAPSFSITPGSEWAFDVLLDAGLVYDASLFPAPRAHGGYPCPLDRHMFTAPSGRKIPELPMSITRILGQRIGFSGGGYLRLLPEPLIRQSIKRMNAEGRPAVVYLHPADFATDRPHVPMSMARKFKTRVGLASTMSKFRALLDNFAFDTCENVLLLAREAKAPRSFREAAPQVLVKV, translated from the coding sequence ATGGAACGCAGTACCGCAGTCGTCAACGCCCTGTCCTTCGATATTGAGGACTGGTTCCACATGGTGGGAATCGCAGGTGTGGACGACCCGGCGACGTGGGATGCGCTTCCGTCGATCCTCGAACGGCGCACGATGGAGATCCTCGATACCCTGGAAGAGAAAGGTGTGCGGGCAAGCTTCTTCGTGGTTGGCTGGATCGCCGACAAGTACCCGCATGTGATCAAGGATATCGCCGATCGCGGGCACGAGATTTCGACGCATTCCTATTGGCATCGGACCGTGAACACCCTGACGCCAGAGGAGTTTGCCGCCGACCTCGACCGTTCGATCGAGGCGATCGGGACGGCGTCCGGTGTGCGGCCGCGCGGGTTTCGCGCGCCTTCGTTCTCGATCACGCCGGGCAGCGAATGGGCCTTCGACGTGCTTCTGGATGCCGGGCTCGTTTACGATGCCAGCCTGTTTCCGGCGCCGCGGGCGCATGGTGGTTACCCCTGTCCGCTGGACCGGCACATGTTCACGGCCCCGAGCGGCCGAAAGATCCCTGAACTGCCGATGAGCATCACACGGATCCTCGGGCAACGTATCGGGTTCTCCGGGGGCGGCTACTTGCGCCTGCTGCCTGAGCCGCTGATCCGGCAAAGCATAAAGCGCATGAATGCCGAGGGCCGTCCGGCGGTTGTCTATCTCCACCCGGCAGACTTCGCCACCGACCGGCCGCATGTGCCGATGTCGATGGCGCGGAAGTTCAAGACGCGGGTCGGTCTCGCATCCACGATGAGCAAGTTTCGCGCCTTGCTGGACAACTTTGCTTTCGACACCTGCGAGAACGTTCTTCTTCTTGCCCGCGAAGCGAAAGCGCCGCGTTCCTTTCGGGAAGCGGCGCCACAAGTTCTTGTAAAGGTCTGA
- a CDS encoding TIGR00730 family Rossman fold protein, which translates to MNDDSGRPFRDAQHDIRTARDIPDTPQTRSPSYRLAFADPDFLCRDELRAVRLQLELLKPDLMMRDYGIESTIVLFGGARIPAPRNRDKAATRTLAELTRYYGEAREFARLMTQKGQTGERLEHVIVTGGGPGVMEAGNRGAADAGGVSIGLNIVLPHEQQPNPYVTPDLCFNFHYFAMRKMHFLLRASAIAIFPGGFGTLDEMFEALTLIQTRRMDPVPFLLFGRRFWESVINWEALAEAGTISKRDLSLFTYVETAEEAVQVIENWSHETESRG; encoded by the coding sequence ATGAATGACGATTCAGGCCGCCCGTTCCGCGACGCCCAGCACGACATCCGGACGGCGCGCGACATTCCGGACACCCCCCAGACGCGGTCGCCGTCTTACCGGCTGGCCTTTGCCGATCCGGATTTTCTGTGCCGGGACGAGTTGCGGGCGGTGCGGCTTCAGCTTGAACTGCTGAAGCCCGACCTGATGATGCGCGACTACGGGATCGAAAGCACCATCGTGCTGTTTGGTGGCGCACGCATCCCCGCCCCGCGTAATCGGGACAAGGCCGCCACCCGGACGCTTGCGGAGTTGACCCGCTACTATGGCGAGGCACGGGAATTCGCCCGGCTGATGACGCAGAAGGGACAGACCGGCGAGCGGCTGGAGCATGTGATCGTCACCGGCGGCGGCCCCGGCGTGATGGAGGCGGGCAACCGCGGCGCGGCCGATGCGGGCGGCGTGTCCATCGGGCTGAATATCGTCCTGCCCCATGAACAGCAGCCCAATCCCTATGTCACGCCGGACCTGTGTTTCAATTTCCACTACTTCGCGATGCGCAAGATGCACTTCCTGCTGCGCGCCTCGGCCATCGCGATCTTTCCCGGCGGGTTCGGAACGTTGGACGAGATGTTCGAGGCCCTGACCCTGATCCAGACCCGGCGCATGGACCCGGTTCCGTTCCTCCTGTTCGGGCGCCGCTTCTGGGAGAGTGTGATCAACTGGGAGGCGTTGGCAGAGGCGGGGACGATTTCGAAACGGGACCTGTCGCTCTTCACCTATGTCGAGACGGCCGAGGAGGCGGTGCAGGTGATCGAAAACTGGTCGCATGAAACGGAGTCGCGCGGCTGA
- the dapD gene encoding 2,3,4,5-tetrahydropyridine-2,6-dicarboxylate N-succinyltransferase, translated as MSNAQLEAAIEAAWEARDTITPATGGETREAIEDTLNALDRGELRVAEKLESGDWHVNQWAKKAVLLGFRLKDMESQDGGPQGGHWWDKVDSKFKGWGDNEWGAAGFRAVPNCIVRKSAFIAPNVVLMPSFVNLGAYVDEGTMVDTWATVGSCAQIGKNVHLSGGVGIGGVLEPMQAGPTIIEDNCFIGARSEVVEGCIVREGSVLGMGVFIGKSTKIVDRETGEVMYGEVPPYSVVVSGSMPSKGGVNLYCAVIVKRVDAQTRSKTGINDLLRD; from the coding sequence ATGTCCAACGCCCAGCTCGAAGCCGCCATCGAAGCCGCATGGGAGGCCCGCGACACGATCACGCCCGCGACCGGCGGCGAGACGCGCGAGGCCATCGAGGACACCCTGAACGCCCTTGACCGGGGTGAGTTGCGGGTGGCCGAAAAGCTGGAAAGCGGCGACTGGCATGTCAATCAATGGGCGAAAAAGGCGGTGCTGCTGGGCTTCCGCCTGAAGGACATGGAGAGCCAGGACGGCGGCCCGCAGGGCGGCCATTGGTGGGACAAGGTCGACAGCAAGTTCAAGGGCTGGGGCGACAATGAATGGGGTGCTGCGGGCTTCCGCGCCGTGCCCAACTGTATCGTCCGCAAATCCGCCTTTATCGCGCCGAATGTCGTGCTGATGCCGTCCTTCGTCAATCTCGGCGCCTATGTGGACGAGGGCACGATGGTCGACACCTGGGCCACCGTCGGCTCGTGCGCGCAAATCGGCAAGAACGTGCATCTGTCGGGCGGCGTCGGCATCGGCGGCGTGCTGGAACCGATGCAGGCCGGCCCGACGATCATCGAGGACAACTGCTTCATCGGCGCCCGGTCCGAGGTCGTCGAGGGCTGCATCGTGCGCGAAGGCTCGGTCCTGGGGATGGGCGTGTTCATCGGCAAATCGACCAAGATCGTCGACCGCGAGACCGGAGAGGTCATGTATGGCGAGGTGCCGCCCTATTCCGTCGTGGTCTCGGGATCGATGCCGTCCAAGGGCGGCGTGAACCTCTATTGCGCGGTCATCGTGAAACGGGTGGATGCGCAGACCCGGTCCAAGACCGGCATCAACGACCTTCTCAGGGACTGA
- a CDS encoding LysE family translocator — MFDYSLAHWLAFGTAAVLLNLSPGPDLAFILGKVAQGGRRAGFAAMFGIWTGATVHVALAAAGLSVLIASSQVGFSIVKWVGAAYLVWLGVQAFRAQGSGLRVTDLPKVSLWKTFRDGALVNIMNPKMAVFMMAFLPQFVVPGAGPVAAQLALHGVLIIAAAAVIEPLAIVLGDAAMGRVRRSRRAAIWMERALGGLFIALGVRLASEKL; from the coding sequence ATGTTCGACTATTCGCTCGCCCACTGGCTGGCGTTCGGCACGGCGGCGGTTCTCTTGAACCTGTCGCCCGGGCCGGACCTTGCCTTCATTCTTGGCAAGGTGGCGCAAGGCGGGCGGCGCGCGGGATTTGCCGCGATGTTCGGGATCTGGACGGGCGCGACGGTCCATGTCGCGCTTGCCGCGGCGGGTCTGTCGGTCCTCATCGCCTCATCGCAGGTGGGCTTTTCCATCGTGAAATGGGTCGGCGCGGCGTATCTGGTCTGGCTGGGCGTACAGGCGTTCCGCGCCCAGGGCAGCGGCCTGCGGGTCACGGACCTGCCCAAGGTCTCGCTCTGGAAGACCTTCCGCGATGGGGCCCTGGTGAATATCATGAACCCGAAGATGGCGGTGTTCATGATGGCCTTTCTGCCGCAGTTCGTGGTGCCCGGGGCGGGGCCGGTGGCCGCGCAACTCGCGCTCCATGGCGTGTTGATCATCGCGGCGGCGGCTGTGATCGAACCCCTTGCGATCGTGCTGGGCGATGCTGCGATGGGCCGCGTGCGGCGCTCTCGCCGGGCCGCGATCTGGATGGAACGGGCACTGGGCGGGCTGTTCATCGCGTTGGGTGTTCGCCTTGCCAGCGAAAAGCTCTGA